The following is a genomic window from Apodemus sylvaticus chromosome 10, mApoSyl1.1, whole genome shotgun sequence.
TTTgagcttcattttaaaaacaaaaaaggaggaacTGCTACGCCCACAGCCGCTGTAACGCCTGTGTAGCTGTAGCAAGATGCCGCTCTACTGGGGCCCGGCAGCTGAAGGGTTGAGGTCAGAGCTTCACGGAGCGGAGCCTCAGGCAGTTCCTTGGCAAGATGACCCGATCTTACGACCACAAAGAATGATCTCGAGACGCCTGCGATGCCGAGCCTGTGTGTCTGTTCTTTGTGCATTTCTCTGTATCTCAATATCTGATTAATGGGCAATGGTGGACAGCCCCCCGGTGGTCCCGAAGTAGTGGAAAGTACCTTGAGCCTCTCCCATATACAGGAAAGTATGACGAATTAGGTAATAGGTGGGtgaattataaaggaaaaaggctATTATGGCATTCACTCCCTTTTATGGAAAGATTAGCTAGAAGCAGAAAGCCTTGGTGTCTTTATaataggaaagagaaacaaaagataTTAGATAATATGAAGCCTGCTTTAATATACTGGCATAAATTAAGGTGTGAACATGATAGATACCTTCATTGGAGACCTCCAGCTTTagaagaatatattaagaaatttctTGAGAGAGAATATAATTTAGCTCCTTGATAAAAAGAGGAAGTTGGTGCCTATCTCTGCTATGTGAGAGACAAAATTCTGAGAATAGAAAGTTCATGACCAACCGCAGGAACCACAGTCTCTGTCCTGATATGAGATCATTGTATACCCAGATAGAAATAGTTATTCTACAGATTTGTTGCTGATTCTTAGAGATTGTAAAATTAGCCTTTGTGTACTGTCTGATGCCAAGTTCCTTGTCTGTAATACTATATAAGAAAGAATCATGCTAAGTAAAATTGCAACAGTTCACTAAACaatttggtgtctgtctgtcattcctgCGCCGTATCCTGACTTCTCCTGATACCTTCACCCCTGGGCTCCCGCAGTCTAACGATCTCCCCCTGAGTGGTCTGCGgcagtatgtgtggtgtgtgtctgtatgtgtgtgtgcgtgttcgtgtgtgcgtgtgtgtgcgtgtgtgtgtgtgtgtgtgtgtgtgtgtatgaagcaCTTGGCCATCAGAATCACACACTGTATTCTTCAAAGACTCAGTTCTTCCTCCTACAATAAAGTTTCTGTAGAGCATActtcatatctttgttcctcagACAATAGACAACTGGATTCAAGGAAGGTGTGACTACAGAGTAGAAAATAGATGCCAGGCGACCCAGAGTCGGGGAGTACTGAGAGGCAGGCCTCAGGTACACAAAGCTTCCTGTTCCATAAAACAGGATGACTGTGGTGAGGTGAGAGGAGCAGGTAGAAAAGGCTTTCCACCTGCCATCCACTGAGGGGATGCGAAGAACTGTGGCCACAATGCCAATATAGGAGACCACTGTGAGGGCGAAGGCGCTCATGATAATGCAGCTGCTGACAGCAAACCCCACCTTCTCACTGAGATGGTAATCAGTGCAGGAGAGTCTCATGACAGGAGGCATGTCACAGAAGAAGTGTTCAACCACATTGGGTCCACAGTAGGGGAGGGAGAATGTGTTGAATGTATGGAAGGCTGAGTAGCAGGCCCCACTCACCCAGGCAGTGACCACCAATGCAGAACAATATTTCTGGCTCATGATGGTTCCATAGAGCAGTGGTCTGAGGATGGCCAGGCACCGGTCATAAGCCATGGCTGTGAGCAGAAAGCATTCAGCAGAAGAGAATGTAAAAATTATGTAAAGCTGTGCTACACACTCAAGATAGGAGATGACCCCTGAGCCTGTGAAGGATACAACCACTGCCTTGGGGATGGTGGCTGAGGTGTAGCACATGTCCAGGAAAGACAAGTTCttcaggaagaagtacatgggagagTGGAGCTGACTGTCTGTCATCACAGCTGTAATGATGGAGAGATTCCCCAGGAGGCCAAATGTATAAACGAGCAAGAAAAATGGGATGACCACCAATCTCAGCTGTGGGACATCTGAGAAGCCCCTGAGGATGAAGTGAGTCACTGTTGTGTGATTGGACATGTCTGCTCAAATTGTGTTCAGATGCAGTGCCACACAGagctgagggagggaagagaaataaCAGGAAGGTTCAGGTCATGTGTATGCAAGTCCATCTTGACTATGGAGGCATGGCGTTTATCTGAAAGTTAAGACAATGAAGCAACCTATCTAAATGGTATTTTGATGAATTAATTAAGAGGAGGGGCATTGGAttaggcaggagcaggaggtgtGAAATTCAAtagcaagagggagagagaaggaagaacaagagggagagaagaagagggaagaggcagagaggacgAGATAGATGGTTGAGGAGCAGGAAGCGGGAGAGGAGACACCAGTCACAGTTCTCTTCCTCTTAAGGATTTCATGGCTTCAGTGTAAAAACATTTTCCTGTATGTTCTTCAaaaatttttgcatttatgtgtaaaaaaaaatgtttacttttaactGCTACTGTTTATGTGAGTATCTATATGTAAGCAAGAGCACATGGGTCTAGGTGACTAGGAGCCTTAGAACTCAATGTATGTATTTGATTCTCTGTATTAATAgctgtatctatgtatatatgtttctatatatcta
Proteins encoded in this region:
- the LOC127694422 gene encoding olfactory receptor 1019-like codes for the protein MSNHTTVTHFILRGFSDVPQLRLVVIPFFLLVYTFGLLGNLSIITAVMTDSQLHSPMYFFLKNLSFLDMCYTSATIPKAVVVSFTGSGVISYLECVAQLYIIFTFSSAECFLLTAMAYDRCLAILRPLLYGTIMSQKYCSALVVTAWVSGACYSAFHTFNTFSLPYCGPNVVEHFFCDMPPVMRLSCTDYHLSEKVGFAVSSCIIMSAFALTVVSYIGIVATVLRIPSVDGRWKAFSTCSSHLTTVILFYGTGSFVYLRPASQYSPTLGRLASIFYSVVTPSLNPVVYCLRNKDMKYALQKLYCRRKN